One genomic window of Hymenobacter sp. J193 includes the following:
- the rplW gene encoding 50S ribosomal protein L23, translating into MSTLKKPIVTEKATGLNEKGQYVFQVERTANKVQIKKDIEQLYGVTVTGISTIRTNGKLKSKFTKTGAVAGRRAHGKKAIVTVKEGDVIDFYNGI; encoded by the coding sequence ATGAGCACGCTGAAAAAACCCATCGTGACCGAGAAGGCCACGGGCCTGAACGAGAAAGGTCAGTACGTTTTCCAAGTGGAGCGTACCGCCAACAAGGTTCAGATCAAAAAGGACATCGAGCAGTTGTACGGCGTGACGGTAACGGGCATCAGCACGATCCGCACCAACGGTAAGCTCAAGTCCAAGTTCACGAAGACTGGCGCCGTAGCCGGCCGTCGGGCACATGGCAAAAAAGCCATTGTAACCGTGAAGGAAGGCGACGTTATCGACTTCTACAACGGCATCTAA
- the rplC gene encoding 50S ribosomal protein L3 produces MPGIIGKKIGMTSLFTPDGKNIPCTLIEAGPCVVTQVKTIETDGYAAIQLGYGEKKAKNTNKPLAGHFAKAGTTPKHKLVEFRTDEVYTAGSEINATLFEEGEFVDVVGTSKGKGFQGVVKRYNFAGVGGQTHGQHNRLRHPGSIGACSWPSRVFKGMRMAGRMGGDRVKIQNLKVLRVVADKNLIVVSGSVPGSRNSYVVLEK; encoded by the coding sequence ATGCCTGGCATCATCGGTAAAAAAATCGGTATGACAAGCCTCTTCACTCCGGACGGGAAAAACATTCCCTGCACGCTCATCGAAGCGGGTCCGTGCGTAGTGACGCAGGTTAAGACCATCGAAACGGACGGCTATGCAGCCATCCAACTCGGCTACGGCGAGAAAAAAGCCAAGAACACTAATAAGCCCTTGGCTGGCCACTTTGCTAAAGCGGGCACTACGCCCAAACACAAACTCGTTGAGTTTCGCACCGACGAGGTGTACACTGCTGGCAGCGAAATCAACGCTACCCTCTTCGAGGAAGGCGAATTCGTTGACGTAGTAGGTACCTCTAAAGGCAAAGGTTTTCAGGGCGTTGTGAAGCGTTACAACTTCGCAGGTGTAGGCGGGCAGACCCACGGTCAGCATAACCGTCTGCGTCACCCTGGTTCTATCGGTGCTTGCTCCTGGCCCTCGCGTGTGTTCAAAGGAATGCGCATGGCAGGCCGTATGGGCGGCGACCGGGTGAAAATCCAGAACCTGAAAGTGCTGCGCGTGGTAGCCGACAAAAACCTAATCGTAGTAAGCGGTTCGGTTCCCGGTTCCCGGAACTCTTACGTGGTACTTGAAAAATAA
- the rplB gene encoding 50S ribosomal protein L2 — MALKKLRPTSPGQRFRIAPAFDEITTSEPEKSLLAPLKKSGGRNAAGKMSNRYIGGGHKQKYRVVDFKRDKAGVPATVKTIEYDPNRTARIALLNYADGEKRYIVAPAGIEVGATVVSGTGVAPEVGNALPLREIPLGTIVHNIELHPGNGAAMARSAGTYAQLVAREDRYATLKLPSGEMRMVLVTCMATVGTVSNGDHMNVRLGKAGRNRWLGRRPRVRGVAMNPVDHPMGGGEGRSSGGHPRSRNGIFAKGQKTRNKNKYSEQLIVNRKGKK, encoded by the coding sequence ATGGCACTCAAAAAACTAAGACCAACATCACCGGGTCAGCGCTTCCGCATCGCCCCGGCCTTCGACGAGATTACGACGTCGGAGCCGGAGAAGTCGCTGTTGGCACCCCTGAAAAAATCCGGTGGCCGCAATGCAGCGGGTAAAATGTCCAACCGTTACATCGGTGGTGGACACAAGCAAAAGTATCGTGTTGTTGACTTCAAGCGTGACAAAGCCGGTGTTCCGGCCACGGTGAAGACAATTGAATACGATCCAAACCGCACGGCGCGTATCGCCCTGCTCAACTACGCCGATGGCGAGAAGCGCTACATCGTAGCGCCCGCTGGCATCGAGGTAGGAGCCACGGTGGTATCGGGTACGGGTGTAGCCCCAGAAGTAGGTAATGCTCTTCCGCTGCGCGAAATCCCCCTGGGTACTATCGTTCACAACATCGAGCTGCACCCCGGCAACGGCGCCGCTATGGCCCGCTCGGCTGGTACGTACGCTCAGTTGGTAGCCCGCGAAGACCGCTACGCTACCCTGAAGCTGCCTTCCGGCGAGATGCGCATGGTACTCGTTACCTGCATGGCTACGGTTGGTACCGTTTCGAATGGCGACCATATGAACGTACGTCTCGGCAAGGCTGGTCGTAACCGTTGGTTGGGCCGTCGTCCGCGCGTACGTGGTGTGGCTATGAACCCTGTAGATCACCCCATGGGTGGTGGTGAAGGTCGTTCGTCGGGTGGTCACCCCCGCAGCCGTAACGGCATCTTCGCTAAGGGTCAGAAGACGCGCAACAAGAACAAGTACTCTGAGCAGCTCATCGTTAACCGTAAAGGCAAGAAGTAA
- the rpsS gene encoding 30S ribosomal protein S19 gives MARSLKKGPYIDFRLEKKVSAMEDSGKKSVVKTWSRRSMISPDFVGHTFAVHNGNKFIPVYVTENMVGHKLGEFAPTRNFRGHIAKKDKGKR, from the coding sequence ATGGCACGTTCGCTAAAAAAAGGGCCGTACATTGACTTCCGGCTCGAGAAGAAAGTTTCGGCAATGGAAGACTCCGGCAAAAAGTCGGTGGTGAAGACCTGGTCTCGCCGCTCGATGATTTCGCCAGACTTCGTAGGCCACACCTTCGCCGTTCACAACGGCAATAAGTTCATTCCGGTGTATGTGACGGAAAACATGGTTGGCCATAAGCTCGGTGAGTTTGCCCCCACCCGTAACTTCCGTGGCCACATCGCCAAGAAAGATAAAGGCAAGCGCTAA
- the rplD gene encoding 50S ribosomal protein L4, producing the protein MELSVLNIKGEDTGRKVTLSDAIFGLQPNEHVMYLDVKQYLANQRQGTHKSKERNEVSGTTKKLKKQKGTGGARAGSMKSPVFIGGGRVFGPEPRDYGFKLNKKTKRLARLSALSSLAQDGKIALVENISLSAPKTKDFLNILSGLKLNNGKKTLLVTGEVDKNVVLSARNVQKVKVATPVALNTHDLLNTDTLLLSEAGLTALEQLYTSAE; encoded by the coding sequence ATGGAACTGTCAGTATTAAACATCAAGGGTGAAGACACCGGCCGTAAGGTAACGCTGTCGGACGCTATTTTCGGCCTCCAGCCCAACGAGCACGTAATGTACCTCGACGTGAAGCAGTACTTGGCCAACCAGCGCCAGGGCACGCACAAGTCGAAGGAGCGTAATGAAGTAAGCGGCACGACCAAGAAGCTGAAAAAGCAGAAAGGTACGGGCGGCGCCCGCGCAGGTAGCATGAAGTCACCGGTGTTCATCGGTGGTGGTCGTGTGTTCGGCCCCGAGCCCCGCGACTATGGCTTCAAGCTAAACAAAAAGACCAAGCGTCTGGCTCGCCTCTCGGCGCTGTCGTCGCTGGCACAGGACGGCAAAATCGCGCTGGTAGAAAATATCAGCCTGAGCGCCCCCAAAACCAAAGACTTCCTCAACATCCTGTCGGGCCTGAAGCTGAACAACGGCAAAAAGACCCTGCTGGTAACCGGCGAAGTAGACAAAAACGTCGTGCTGTCGGCCCGCAACGTGCAGAAAGTGAAAGTAGCTACACCCGTAGCGCTAAACACGCACGATCTGCTGAACACCGATACGCTGCTGCTGTCGGAAGCTGGTCTCACGGCTCTGGAACAACTCTACACCTCCGCTGAATAA